The DNA window AATCTCCAAATTGTGCTTCCCAAATTACCAGGGCATGAGGATTCGCCATAGCGTAACCAAATTCAAAGCCAAGAACAGCAAATTCGGATAACAGTGAATTATATATTCTCAGTTTTTGCTGATTTTCCTGTATAAAATCCAAATTCGAATAGGGCTCATTGCTTTCGGCATCAAATAAAATAGAATGTCTGTGTGAAAAAGTTCCTCTGATTACATCCTGACCGGAAATTCGTACAACCTGATTCTCAGCTAATAACGAACCGTAGGCAAGCAATTCCCCTGCTGCCCAGTTTAGCATTTTTTCTTCAAAGAACATTTTATTTCGTTCTTTCAAAAGCCTGTCTATCTGCTTTAATGGTTTAAAATCTTTTGGCACATTGCACAGCGCTTTGCCAATGGCATCTATTTGCGCTTTCTTTATTCCAGTATTTGGAGATTTGTCAAAGTCTTCAGGTTTGGAATTTCGAAGCTCTTCCCATCCAAATCCAAGCTCAACGGATGAATAGCTTAATTTTTTCTCCTTGACCATATTCAACCTGTCCTGTAATAAAGACCTGAAAGCCTTGTCCATTTGCTTAGCAATATTTGCATCACTATCGCCTCTTTCTATTAGGGCTTTATTATATACCTCCCTTGGATTGGGGTGTTTGGCTATGGTGTTATATAGTTTGGGCTGAGTGAATTTTGGCTCGTCACTTTCATTATGGCCATGTCTTCTGTAACAGACCATATCGACAAAAATATCTCGGTGAAATTTTTGTCTGAACTCAACGGCAATTCTCGAAGCAAAAGTAACTGCCTCAGGGTCATCTCCGTTAACATGCAGAACAGGGCTATCAATAATGTCAGCGATATCAGTAGAATATATACTCGATCTCGCATCCTGAAAATCAGTGGTAAAGCCCAGTTGATTATTAATAACAAAATGTATGGTTCCTCCTGTGTGATAGCCTTTTAATTTGGACATTTGTGCCACTTCATAGACAATTCCCTGTCCGGCAAGGGCCGCATCGCCGTGGATAAGTATTGGCAATACCTTCGAAACGTTATCATCAAAAATATAATCTGATTTTGCTCTAATAAATCCCTCAACGACTGGATTTACAGCCTCAAGGTGAGAAGGATTGGGCGCCAGATTAATTTTAACCATGGTTCCGTTTGTAGCTTTAATAGAACTGGAAAATCCAAGATGGTATTTTACATCACCATCACCCATGGTAGTACTTGGCGGTGCATTGCCTTCAAATTCATTAAAGATTTCTTCATAGGTTTTTTTCATAGTATTGGCAAGCACATTCAAACGACCTCTGTGGGCCATTCCAATAACAATACTCTCTATCCCCAAATCAGCACCGGTATTTATCATGGCATCAAGTGCGGGAATGGTGCTTTCTCCACCTTCCAGTGAAAATCTTTTTTGTCCTATGTATTTGGTATGGAGAAAGTTTTCGAAAACTACCGCTTCGTTTAACTTGGAGAGAATATGCATTTTCTCTTCCTTACTTAGGTTTAGGTTTAGATATTCCTTTTCGCTTTTATCCTTAAACCATTGTCGTATTTCTGGTTCTCTGATTTCGTAATAATCGAATCCTATTGTTTGACCAAAGATACTTTTACACCTTTCAACTATTGATTTTAGAGTGGCTTTACCAAGTCCCAATTCATGCCCGGCATGAAATTCCTTTTCTAAGTCGCTTTCGCTAAGGCCAACATCTTTTAATTCTACGCCGGCATTTCTATTTAATCTTTGTCGCACCGGATTGGTATTAGATATGAGATGCCCATATTCTCTATAACGTTCTATAAGGTCATATACCTTGACTTCGTCTAATGAAAAATCATCGGATGAAACGGCCTCACCGTTGTCCCAATTTTTTGAAGCAAATTCAAAACCCTCAAAAAACTTCTGCCAGGATTCATCGACAGATTCGGGTTTAGATTTAAATTCACTGTATAAGTTTTCGATGTAGTCGCCATGAGCATTGGCGATATAAGAATATTTGTCCATATCCCTGAATGTTGATAAAATCAAAGGTATATATTCTGATTATCAATGAAAAATTGCCTAACCGATTATACACTTATTTAATTTGTGCGTAATTTGACAGATAATTATATGTATCTGTTAAAGCCCCCTGATCAGTAATTGTGGCTTTCTTTAAGATGTCGTTTTTATCATTATTCCAGAATTGGGGGAGAACATTTGAAATCAATTCTTTTCCGAAATCCTCTGAAGCATCTCTCGGTAATTCACATGGTAAATTATCCACTGCCATCACAGTAATATTTCCTTCATCACTTAAAGCTTTTTCAACGCTGTCATCGCTAGGGTTATAATCGTAAATGGGATCCTCAATAGTACTGGGCATTTTTGTAGAAGGTATACTTCCTTCGATATCACAGGTAATGTCTGCTATT is part of the Hyphobacterium sp. CCMP332 genome and encodes:
- a CDS encoding 2-oxoglutarate dehydrogenase E1 component; protein product: MDKYSYIANAHGDYIENLYSEFKSKPESVDESWQKFFEGFEFASKNWDNGEAVSSDDFSLDEVKVYDLIERYREYGHLISNTNPVRQRLNRNAGVELKDVGLSESDLEKEFHAGHELGLGKATLKSIVERCKSIFGQTIGFDYYEIREPEIRQWFKDKSEKEYLNLNLSKEEKMHILSKLNEAVVFENFLHTKYIGQKRFSLEGGESTIPALDAMINTGADLGIESIVIGMAHRGRLNVLANTMKKTYEEIFNEFEGNAPPSTTMGDGDVKYHLGFSSSIKATNGTMVKINLAPNPSHLEAVNPVVEGFIRAKSDYIFDDNVSKVLPILIHGDAALAGQGIVYEVAQMSKLKGYHTGGTIHFVINNQLGFTTDFQDARSSIYSTDIADIIDSPVLHVNGDDPEAVTFASRIAVEFRQKFHRDIFVDMVCYRRHGHNESDEPKFTQPKLYNTIAKHPNPREVYNKALIERGDSDANIAKQMDKAFRSLLQDRLNMVKEKKLSYSSVELGFGWEELRNSKPEDFDKSPNTGIKKAQIDAIGKALCNVPKDFKPLKQIDRLLKERNKMFFEEKMLNWAAGELLAYGSLLAENQVVRISGQDVIRGTFSHRHSILFDAESNEPYSNLDFIQENQQKLRIYNSLLSEFAVLGFEFGYAMANPHALVIWEAQFGDFANGAQVMIDQFIAAAESKWDRMNGLVMLLPHGYEGQGPEHSSARLERFLQLSANYNMIVTNITTPANLFHGLRRQLAWPFRKPLINMSPKSLLRNPACVSPISEFTKGNFQEVIDDTADAKKVDKLILCSGKIYYEISEERDKQEKKNVAIVRIEQLHPLPEKQLEAIFKKYNKAKCFFVQEEPENMGSWNYLMRYYRKRDIEVICRKASASPATGFHKKHAEEQKNLINKALE